A genomic region of Nitrosopumilaceae archaeon contains the following coding sequences:
- a CDS encoding tRNA (adenine-N1)-methyltransferase has translation MKKIKQNSFVLFFYNDSKKWLMKVSKKQQFHTHVGVINHKDVVGKEYGSTIKTNKGKYIYLLEPTIHDYIMKSQRSTQIVYPKDLGYIAARTGLQSGQKVVEIGTGSGSLTTFLASIVNPRGHVYTFDVDPNFMEIARKNIEKAGVAKYVTMEKLDIKSVKKVPITDVDIVVVDLGDPWTVVPQARKMLKGSGAFVAICPTMNQLEKLAIALNENDFYDIECTEQIVRTIEAREGKTRHSFRSIGHTTYVAFARKVSSPRAFKNRLPKEEIEVVESTE, from the coding sequence GTGAAGAAAATAAAACAAAATTCTTTTGTCCTGTTTTTTTATAATGATTCAAAAAAATGGCTGATGAAGGTATCAAAAAAACAACAATTTCACACACATGTTGGTGTAATTAATCACAAAGATGTTGTAGGAAAAGAATATGGCTCTACAATTAAAACAAACAAAGGAAAATACATCTATCTGCTAGAGCCCACAATTCATGATTATATCATGAAGAGTCAGCGTAGTACACAGATAGTGTATCCAAAAGATCTTGGGTATATTGCTGCAAGAACTGGACTTCAGAGTGGACAAAAAGTTGTAGAAATTGGAACTGGAAGCGGTTCTCTTACTACATTTCTTGCAAGCATTGTAAACCCACGTGGACATGTATACACATTTGACGTTGATCCAAATTTTATGGAGATTGCTAGAAAAAATATAGAAAAAGCAGGAGTTGCAAAATATGTAACAATGGAAAAGCTTGACATAAAATCTGTCAAGAAAGTTCCAATTACTGATGTAGATATTGTAGTAGTTGATCTTGGTGATCCTTGGACGGTAGTGCCTCAAGCAAGAAAGATGCTAAAAGGAAGTGGGGCATTTGTTGCGATATGTCCTACAATGAATCAGCTTGAAAAACTTGCAATTGCACTTAACGAAAATGACTTTTATGATATAGAATGTACAGAACAAATTGTCAGAACTATTGAGGCACGCGAGGGAAAAACAAGACATTCATTTCGTAGCATTGGTCATACCACTTATGTTGCCTTTGCAAGAAAAGTCTCAAGTCCACGGGCATTTAAGAATAGATTGCCAAAAGAAGAGATTGAAGTAGTAGAGTCTACAGAATAG
- a CDS encoding rhodanese-like domain-containing protein: MCCLSKEKIMRPTIDADALRSEIRDKSVRVLDIRKEEDYKQSHIPDAVNLPLANLLADDSPEKVLQYVQSFGISDETPVVVYDDTFGALASRVAWTLQYIGHEDVSLLDITFGTWKKMGLETNTEKISFDKKNHSLKLRPEILATVDYLAPAKEKGAVLIDNRERLNFLENHIPGAMNIPYRMLASPDNILRPKEELKRLIQNRNIAPDAEVITYCGSVGTLSGLGYYALKSIGMENVKLYVRSFKEWKSLEKPIERQNDANYWDLSAE; encoded by the coding sequence ATGTGCTGCTTGAGTAAAGAAAAGATCATGCGCCCAACAATTGATGCAGATGCACTACGATCTGAAATTAGGGACAAGAGTGTACGAGTCCTTGATATTAGAAAAGAAGAGGATTACAAACAAAGTCACATCCCTGATGCGGTAAATCTTCCTTTGGCAAATCTACTTGCAGATGACAGTCCTGAAAAGGTCTTGCAATACGTGCAATCTTTTGGAATCTCTGATGAAACACCAGTTGTCGTTTATGATGATACTTTTGGGGCACTCGCATCAAGAGTTGCCTGGACTTTGCAGTACATTGGTCATGAAGATGTCTCACTTTTGGATATCACTTTTGGTACTTGGAAGAAGATGGGTCTTGAGACAAACACAGAAAAAATATCATTTGACAAAAAAAATCATTCATTAAAACTTAGACCTGAAATTCTTGCAACAGTAGATTATTTGGCACCTGCCAAGGAAAAAGGCGCAGTACTAATTGATAACCGCGAAAGATTGAACTTTCTTGAAAACCATATTCCTGGAGCAATGAACATACCATACCGAATGTTAGCTTCACCTGATAACATACTAAGACCAAAAGAAGAATTAAAACGTCTAATTCAAAATAGGAATATTGCACCTGATGCCGAAGTAATCACATATTGTGGAAGTGTAGGAACTCTTTCCGGACTAGGGTATTATGCACTCAAATCAATAGGGATGGAAAATGTAAAGCTCTATGTTCGTTCATTTAAGGAGTGGAAATCTCTTGAAAAGCCAATAGAACGACAAAATGATGCAAATTACTGGGATCTTTCCGCTGAATAA
- a CDS encoding VTT domain-containing protein, with protein sequence MLIDFLKPILENPFFVKYGLLGLFLNSVFASFIPFPIAITSTALLLDGQNPVMVFTVMATGSVGGGILTYLVGYDGKKIYRLLRKTQRTKDYDKSFDWLNRYGWIIIFALSLVPILTEIVTIIAGVKKYDFRKFAISMCIARTLSSFASVYFGSMFLHYFNNLKF encoded by the coding sequence GTGTTAATTGATTTTTTAAAACCCATACTTGAGAATCCTTTCTTTGTAAAATATGGGCTACTAGGTCTTTTTCTTAATTCTGTCTTTGCTTCATTTATTCCATTTCCGATTGCAATAACATCAACTGCACTTCTTCTAGATGGTCAAAATCCAGTAATGGTATTCACAGTAATGGCAACAGGCTCTGTAGGAGGCGGAATTCTGACATATCTTGTGGGGTATGATGGTAAAAAAATTTACAGACTCCTCCGTAAAACACAAAGAACAAAGGATTATGACAAGAGCTTTGACTGGTTGAACAGATATGGCTGGATCATAATTTTTGCATTAAGTTTGGTACCCATACTGACTGAGATTGTGACAATTATTGCAGGAGTAAAGAAATATGATTTTAGAAAATTTGCAATTTCTATGTGTATAGCAAGAACACTTAGCTCATTTGCCTCTGTTTATTTTGGAAGCATGTTTCTCCATTATTTTAATAACCTCAAATTTTAG
- a CDS encoding GTP-binding protein yields the protein MGVPEKIQAIKDEMAKTQVNKATEHHVGLLKAKLAKLKREQEESKSKSSGSSVGFDIKRTGDATVVFIGLPSVGKSTLLNRLTGAKSAVAAFQFTTTTVVPGMMELRGAKIQVLDLPGIIKGASTGKGLGKRVLAVAKSADLVLIILDVFQPYHDGVIRTELQNIGIRLDQKPPNIVVEKTSDGGLSVNQQVPLTKMSISLLKDILRVYGMNNGRVLIREDIDSEQLVDFISANKTYVQSLTVMNKIDLVNQGFLNELQSNIKAKIIPISADSDINITALKDAIYEKLDFIRIYMRPKGGETDFKEPLITRNGSTVLEICNKLHRDMRRDFKHALVWGKSVKFGGQRVGLTHILQDEDVLTIVKNRGT from the coding sequence ATGGGAGTTCCAGAAAAAATTCAAGCCATAAAAGATGAGATGGCAAAGACTCAGGTTAACAAGGCAACTGAACATCATGTTGGACTACTCAAAGCAAAGCTTGCAAAGCTAAAACGTGAACAAGAAGAATCAAAATCTAAATCATCTGGAAGTTCAGTTGGTTTTGATATCAAACGAACTGGTGATGCCACTGTTGTTTTTATTGGATTACCAAGTGTTGGAAAATCTACTTTGTTAAATAGACTTACTGGTGCAAAATCTGCTGTAGCCGCATTTCAATTTACTACTACTACCGTAGTTCCAGGGATGATGGAACTTCGAGGTGCAAAAATTCAGGTGTTGGATTTGCCTGGAATTATCAAAGGTGCATCAACTGGAAAAGGATTAGGAAAAAGAGTACTTGCAGTTGCAAAAAGTGCAGACCTTGTTTTAATTATTCTTGATGTTTTTCAGCCATATCATGATGGAGTAATTCGGACAGAGCTTCAAAATATTGGCATACGACTAGATCAAAAACCACCAAACATTGTAGTAGAAAAAACCTCAGATGGAGGATTATCAGTTAATCAACAAGTGCCTTTAACTAAAATGTCAATTAGTCTACTAAAAGATATTTTACGAGTTTATGGAATGAACAATGGAAGGGTATTGATAAGAGAAGATATTGATTCAGAACAGCTTGTAGATTTTATTTCAGCTAACAAGACATATGTCCAGTCCCTTACAGTGATGAACAAAATAGATCTTGTAAATCAAGGATTTTTAAACGAACTACAATCTAACATAAAAGCAAAAATTATACCAATTTCTGCAGATTCCGATATCAACATAACTGCGCTAAAAGATGCAATTTATGAGAAATTAGATTTTATCAGAATTTACATGAGGCCCAAGGGAGGCGAAACAGATTTCAAAGAACCTCTTATTACAAGAAATGGCTCTACTGTATTAGAGATTTGTAATAAACTACATCGAGATATGAGAAGAGATTTCAAACATGCTCTTGTATGGGGCAAAAGTGTCAAGTTTGGTGGACAAAGAGTAGGTCTGACTCACATATTACAAGATGAAGATGTTTTAACAATAGTAAAGAACAGAGGCACATAA
- a CDS encoding tetratricopeptide repeat protein: MRKLFKDKPKEPKTDSTEEYNIEPSENSKESKLTDPDYSRNKLFKKGVSLMADERMEDAVLAFEDALRIDPGHVDSLLKLGYARFHMDDYSRAMEAYNKVHQIDVTNADAWNLKGLIFYKQKNYEKALECVEKAIDSDPTDGMAWYNKGCYQSLLNHIPESLDALKRSVEIDVKNAKKAVRDKDFENVNADEGFRRIVEVVVLESIRQGYHKVGQIVWTTMMGKSEVEDAARKLMEKGLIVKSEKNMGFQKIDEYEIVPELAEKIGVEKKGLLNTKKKSPILIQQLKEMSEAIQAVKISIEKGDVKELIANLEVFIDPAKKGPQMIEHFFEEHREIRLYKIRLSDKGYEFLEANKKKMLDLFDSIETAVTKKLRSEVAQN, translated from the coding sequence TTGAGGAAGTTATTCAAAGACAAGCCGAAGGAACCAAAGACAGATTCTACGGAAGAATATAATATTGAACCTAGTGAGAACTCTAAAGAATCCAAGTTAACTGATCCGGATTATTCTAGAAACAAGCTCTTCAAAAAAGGAGTCTCCCTTATGGCTGATGAAAGAATGGAGGATGCTGTACTTGCTTTTGAAGATGCACTTAGAATTGATCCAGGGCATGTAGATTCCCTACTAAAATTAGGATATGCACGTTTTCATATGGATGATTATTCCAGAGCAATGGAAGCATACAACAAGGTACATCAGATTGACGTCACAAATGCAGATGCTTGGAACCTAAAGGGATTGATTTTTTACAAACAAAAAAACTATGAAAAGGCTTTGGAATGTGTTGAAAAGGCAATTGACTCAGATCCCACAGATGGGATGGCATGGTATAACAAGGGATGTTATCAATCTCTTTTAAATCACATACCTGAATCACTTGATGCACTCAAGCGTTCTGTTGAAATCGATGTAAAAAATGCAAAGAAGGCTGTCAGGGATAAAGACTTTGAGAATGTCAACGCAGATGAAGGATTTAGACGAATAGTGGAGGTTGTTGTTTTAGAATCTATAAGACAAGGTTATCACAAAGTAGGCCAAATTGTCTGGACTACAATGATGGGAAAATCAGAGGTAGAAGATGCTGCAAGAAAATTAATGGAAAAAGGATTGATTGTAAAAAGTGAAAAAAACATGGGATTCCAAAAAATAGATGAGTATGAAATTGTACCCGAGTTGGCAGAAAAAATAGGAGTGGAAAAGAAAGGACTACTCAATACAAAGAAAAAGAGCCCCATACTAATTCAACAACTCAAAGAGATGAGCGAAGCAATACAAGCTGTAAAAATATCAATAGAAAAAGGCGATGTAAAAGAATTAATTGCAAATCTCGAAGTGTTCATTGATCCTGCAAAGAAAGGTCCTCAGATGATTGAACATTTTTTTGAGGAACACAGAGAGATACGATTATACAAAATAAGATTAAGCGATAAGGGTTATGAATTTCTTGAAGCAAACAAAAAGAAGATGCTAGATCTTTTTGACAGTATCGAGACAGCTGTTACAAAAAAACTTCGAAGTGAAGTTGCACAAAATTAG
- a CDS encoding arginine--tRNA ligase: MTLRLLFDEIRSRLEQISNELHYPKVEFEVSEASRPEFGDVSCNIAFLLAKSLKKRPFEIADIISKQYQKNKGKFVKEITAHQSGYVNFVANFVELNNSTITSAMQKKYGDINVGKNLKIVVEHTSVNPNKALHIGHVRNIIIGDTVSKILHKSQYDVRVLNYVDDSGLQVADIIVGFKYGGYSVEQPKGQKFDHYCGDVVYVNITEKYETDSNLAEKRTLVLKELEEGTSETARFANDITRKVLDEQLKTCWRLGVTYDCLNFESQIVMSNLWKIVFEKMKSMGIIELEKEGKNEGCWVIKSADEEDKVLVRSNGIATYIAKDIPYAAWKLGMLDDPFYYKKYAEQANGRVLWETTLEKTGNKLNFVGEKVITVIDSRQFRLQKLITKIMTDFKSQKGAYFHLGYESVTLSADTAKTLGVDTSGKEAQMSGRKGIYVNADDVLDILGKKTYEEAKKRNPDLDELSLVKISEQVAVGALRYAMIKQDLDKIITFDLTESLSLEGDTGPYIQYSYARASRILEKAETEPNFDVSFDGLTTEYESNLVKVIGKFDIQIEDATKNLSPKIIAKYCYELAVTFNTFYEHVKVLTAETKSLINARLCIVYCFKETLVKALDLLGISSPSRM, translated from the coding sequence GTGACACTTCGACTGCTCTTTGATGAAATACGATCAAGACTTGAGCAAATTTCTAATGAACTACATTATCCTAAAGTAGAGTTTGAAGTATCTGAGGCTTCAAGACCAGAGTTTGGTGATGTGAGCTGCAATATTGCATTCTTACTTGCCAAGAGTCTCAAGAAAAGACCATTTGAAATTGCAGATATTATTTCAAAACAGTATCAAAAAAACAAAGGCAAATTCGTAAAGGAAATCACTGCACACCAATCAGGATATGTGAATTTTGTTGCAAATTTTGTTGAATTAAATAATTCTACAATAACATCTGCTATGCAAAAAAAATATGGCGACATTAATGTTGGAAAAAACTTGAAAATTGTAGTAGAACACACTAGCGTAAATCCAAACAAGGCGCTACACATTGGTCATGTGAGAAACATAATCATAGGTGACACAGTTTCAAAAATACTACACAAATCACAATACGATGTAAGGGTGCTAAACTATGTTGATGATTCAGGATTACAAGTAGCAGATATCATTGTAGGTTTCAAATATGGTGGATATTCTGTAGAGCAACCCAAGGGTCAAAAATTTGATCATTATTGTGGAGATGTTGTTTATGTAAATATTACAGAAAAATATGAAACTGATTCAAATCTGGCAGAAAAAAGAACACTTGTGCTCAAGGAATTAGAAGAAGGCACATCTGAGACTGCAAGGTTTGCTAATGACATTACAAGAAAAGTTCTTGATGAACAACTAAAGACTTGCTGGCGTCTTGGAGTGACATATGATTGCCTGAATTTTGAGTCACAAATTGTCATGTCAAATCTCTGGAAAATTGTATTTGAAAAGATGAAATCAATGGGAATTATTGAACTTGAGAAGGAAGGCAAGAATGAAGGATGTTGGGTTATAAAGTCCGCAGATGAGGAAGACAAGGTTCTTGTGAGAAGTAATGGAATTGCAACATACATTGCAAAAGACATTCCATATGCAGCGTGGAAGCTTGGAATGCTTGATGATCCATTTTATTATAAAAAATATGCAGAGCAAGCAAACGGGCGAGTTCTTTGGGAGACAACACTTGAAAAGACTGGAAACAAACTCAACTTTGTCGGTGAAAAAGTGATAACTGTAATTGATTCACGACAATTTCGTTTACAAAAATTAATTACAAAAATAATGACTGACTTCAAATCTCAGAAAGGTGCATACTTTCATTTAGGATATGAATCTGTGACTCTAAGTGCAGATACTGCAAAGACTCTTGGTGTGGATACATCTGGTAAGGAAGCACAGATGTCAGGACGAAAAGGAATCTACGTCAACGCAGATGATGTTTTAGATATACTTGGTAAAAAAACATATGAGGAAGCAAAAAAGAGAAATCCAGATCTTGATGAGCTTTCACTTGTAAAGATATCAGAGCAAGTTGCTGTGGGGGCACTACGGTATGCAATGATAAAACAAGATCTTGATAAAATAATTACTTTTGATCTGACTGAATCACTTAGCTTAGAAGGTGATACTGGTCCATACATACAATATTCATATGCACGGGCCTCAAGGATTTTAGAAAAGGCAGAGACAGAACCAAACTTTGATGTATCATTTGATGGTCTTACTACAGAATATGAGTCAAACCTGGTTAAGGTGATTGGAAAATTTGATATCCAGATAGAGGATGCTACAAAAAACCTATCTCCAAAAATAATTGCAAAATACTGCTATGAACTTGCAGTTACATTTAACACCTTTTATGAACATGTAAAGGTCCTTACTGCTGAGACCAAGTCTCTGATAAATGCACGACTTTGTATCGTGTATTGTTTTAAAGAAACACTTGTCAAGGCACTTGATTTGCTTGGAATTAGTTCACCATCAAGGATGTAA
- a CDS encoding collagen-like protein, whose amino-acid sequence MSDAGRTLEITGISPFRLSSGVFEVQIAICDSPPQADDIAKKSFSSLWKDSFHLRVKDRKFDQVLGSERNPLPESVFQRGSVWIVVSDQFSSIHTVFETEISSGFTKKDPETIEHEKPETREHVKPITSEPASRPQVRIESERVGERGFRGPTGLPGPQGDKGPPGPPGTKGDDGPMGQTGDKGPPGPPGDKGEQGPRGLPGDKGDKGDKGEQGPRGDKGLTGDKGPSGDKGLRGETGPTGDKGDKGDKGDKGDKGLTGDIGPIGEKGPTGNQGPIGDKGIIGPPGEHGPKGPPGPLGDKGPIGPQGPQGDKGITGPQGTLGDKGPQGPQGPSGEKGLTGVPGQQGDRGPRGLPGPPGEQGSRGLQGAPGDKGPKGPQGPQGDKGAQGAQGPQGEKGPQGIQGLQGDQGPRGPEGIPGEQGPRGPQGAPGEQGPRGPPGPPGDKGPTGFSEQERAMLTNLLEILTSKNMITTEQQIKLLSYLY is encoded by the coding sequence ATGTCAGACGCAGGAAGAACGCTAGAGATCACAGGGATCTCTCCATTTAGACTTTCATCTGGTGTCTTTGAAGTTCAAATTGCAATTTGTGACAGTCCACCACAAGCTGATGATATTGCAAAAAAAAGTTTTTCTTCACTGTGGAAAGACAGCTTTCATCTTAGAGTAAAAGATAGAAAATTTGACCAAGTTTTAGGAAGTGAAAGAAATCCATTACCCGAATCTGTTTTTCAACGAGGTTCTGTATGGATTGTAGTTAGTGATCAATTCTCTTCAATTCATACTGTTTTTGAAACTGAAATTTCATCTGGCTTTACAAAAAAAGATCCTGAAACTATAGAACATGAAAAACCAGAAACTAGAGAACATGTAAAACCTATAACAAGTGAACCAGCTTCACGCCCACAAGTAAGAATAGAATCTGAGCGAGTAGGGGAACGTGGTTTTCGAGGACCTACTGGTTTGCCAGGTCCACAAGGTGACAAAGGTCCACCAGGTCCGCCTGGCACTAAAGGTGATGATGGTCCTATGGGTCAAACAGGTGACAAAGGTCCACCAGGTCCGCCTGGAGACAAAGGCGAACAAGGCCCAAGAGGTCTTCCAGGAGACAAAGGTGACAAGGGTGACAAAGGCGAACAAGGACCACGTGGAGATAAAGGATTAACTGGTGACAAAGGTCCATCTGGCGACAAAGGTCTTAGAGGTGAGACTGGTCCAACTGGCGATAAAGGTGATAAAGGCGATAAAGGTGATAAAGGCGATAAAGGTCTTACCGGAGATATTGGGCCAATTGGAGAAAAAGGACCAACTGGTAATCAGGGTCCAATAGGAGATAAAGGAATTATTGGTCCACCTGGAGAACATGGTCCTAAAGGTCCGCCAGGTCCACTTGGTGACAAGGGACCTATTGGTCCGCAAGGTCCACAAGGCGACAAGGGTATAACAGGTCCACAAGGTACACTAGGTGACAAGGGTCCGCAAGGTCCGCAAGGTCCATCTGGAGAAAAAGGACTGACAGGAGTTCCTGGTCAACAAGGTGATAGAGGGCCACGCGGTTTGCCAGGTCCACCAGGCGAACAAGGTTCTAGAGGTCTTCAAGGTGCTCCAGGTGACAAGGGTCCAAAAGGTCCACAAGGTCCGCAAGGCGATAAAGGTGCACAAGGAGCACAAGGTCCTCAAGGTGAAAAAGGCCCGCAAGGGATTCAAGGATTACAAGGTGATCAAGGTCCTAGAGGACCTGAGGGTATACCAGGCGAACAAGGTCCAAGGGGTCCACAAGGTGCTCCAGGCGAACAAGGTCCAAGGGGTCCACCAGGTCCACCAGGTGATAAGGGTCCAACAGGATTTTCAGAACAAGAAAGAGCAATGCTAACAAACTTGCTTGAAATTCTTACGTCAAAGAACATGATCACAACAGAACAGCAGATAAAATTACTAAGCTACTTGTATTAG
- a CDS encoding phosphoglycolate phosphatase produces MPNIISDLVRPKIFAIDIDGTITDTKGGRVDLDALAALRYMEKLGHKVIFVTGRSSVEAYVLSVFGGTTRIAVGENGGAVMYGPSEHKLLGKKEDCIKAFEFLKTKIPQVEIKNVFPRLTEVVLERNFDIDLAKKIVSENNLPVNLSDSQYAFHINSKGINKARGLEEVMNMFSATKDDIISIGDSETDIPLFKATGLSIAIGNAPEDVKSQASMTVTGNEGDGVIEALEYVELKLSRE; encoded by the coding sequence ATGCCCAATATTATATCTGACTTGGTGCGCCCAAAAATCTTTGCCATAGATATTGATGGAACAATTACAGACACAAAGGGCGGTAGAGTTGACCTTGATGCACTTGCAGCACTGCGATACATGGAAAAGCTAGGACACAAGGTAATTTTCGTTACTGGTAGATCATCTGTTGAAGCATACGTGTTATCGGTGTTTGGGGGCACAACTAGGATTGCAGTAGGTGAAAATGGTGGAGCAGTAATGTATGGTCCATCTGAACACAAGCTATTGGGAAAAAAAGAGGATTGCATAAAAGCATTTGAATTTTTAAAGACAAAAATTCCTCAAGTAGAAATAAAAAATGTATTTCCAAGGCTAACCGAGGTTGTTCTTGAAAGAAATTTTGATATAGATTTAGCAAAAAAAATTGTTTCTGAAAATAATTTACCAGTAAATCTTTCTGATAGCCAGTATGCATTTCATATTAACTCAAAGGGCATAAACAAAGCTAGGGGACTCGAAGAGGTAATGAACATGTTTTCTGCTACAAAAGATGATATCATATCAATAGGTGATAGTGAAACTGATATTCCGTTATTCAAGGCAACAGGATTGAGTATCGCAATAGGTAATGCACCAGAAGATGTAAAATCACAGGCATCCATGACTGTAACAGGAAATGAGGGTGATGGAGTTATTGAGGCATTGGAGTATGTTGAGCTTAAACTATCACGGGAGTAA
- a CDS encoding DUF504 domain-containing protein, whose translation MPRKGKLAEILSKARYADNPNSYMVGYLDYDTIKETTLPEFIKISDNFETIPITRIHHINKGGKTLYSKIVNKKDSDIA comes from the coding sequence ATGCCACGAAAAGGTAAACTTGCCGAGATTCTCAGTAAAGCAAGGTATGCAGACAATCCTAATTCATACATGGTTGGATATCTGGACTATGACACAATAAAAGAAACCACATTACCAGAGTTCATAAAAATATCAGATAATTTTGAAACTATTCCAATAACAAGAATTCATCACATCAATAAGGGAGGCAAGACTTTGTACTCTAAAATAGTTAATAAAAAAGATTCTGATATTGCCTGA
- a CDS encoding nitrite/sulfite reductase, producing the protein MPKPKINWGKLEEAEKFAEMVKLFRRGKINRDDFRRFRLQHGAYGSRMTDDYSMVRVKVPAGEIYPEQLERLALLSEGFSIGSAHVSTRQNFQLHWIALEDVSEVMRGLAEIGMTSREACGNSVRNVMCSPLAGVCTQEVFDPTPYALATARFLLRNPMNQSLPRKFKLNFTCCEKHGMARIVDIGLIPQKIDADGKTHNGFKIFLGGGLGAQSFVGHQLEEFTSEEDLLYTIISVIRVYDRMGNRENMARNRMRYLVNELGWEKFQNIVLKERAMVRVTQSVVVKLDLDKIPEVLGKMSISSDTPAKPEGFSRWVKSNVISQKQNGYSSVFLTLESGDVTSNQLRAMAEIAREFSAEGRARTGFLQDMVFRWVKDEDLPKLYSKLLEVGLANPGALTMASVIGCSGTTSCNLALTNSHRIAKEIQRKFLELKLDVDDDLRDATIKISGCPNSCGQHEIATIGFYGGGGRMGKEMYPLYTMSLGGRSDEQAMLGLICMKIPAKRVIPVILKIIEIFKSDKKNGETLDSWIHRVIDNNGDNGVKSFNDIKEILKPVVAAPTIEEEKDFYVDYGNDVSYHARTGKGECAA; encoded by the coding sequence TTGCCCAAACCAAAGATAAACTGGGGTAAGCTAGAGGAGGCTGAAAAATTTGCAGAAATGGTAAAGCTCTTCAGACGTGGAAAAATTAACCGTGATGATTTTAGACGTTTTAGATTACAACATGGTGCATATGGCAGCCGAATGACTGATGATTACAGCATGGTGAGAGTTAAAGTACCTGCAGGAGAAATTTATCCTGAACAATTAGAAAGACTTGCTCTGCTAAGTGAGGGATTTTCAATAGGCAGTGCGCATGTTTCTACAAGACAAAACTTTCAACTTCACTGGATTGCATTAGAAGATGTATCAGAAGTAATGCGTGGTCTTGCTGAAATTGGAATGACATCAAGGGAGGCATGTGGAAATTCGGTAAGAAATGTAATGTGCAGTCCTCTTGCTGGTGTTTGCACACAAGAAGTTTTTGATCCTACTCCTTACGCACTTGCTACTGCAAGATTTCTTTTGCGAAATCCAATGAATCAATCTCTTCCACGAAAATTTAAGCTTAATTTTACATGTTGTGAAAAACACGGAATGGCAAGGATAGTGGATATTGGTTTGATTCCTCAAAAAATTGATGCTGACGGCAAAACGCATAATGGATTTAAAATATTTCTTGGCGGAGGACTGGGAGCACAATCATTTGTAGGTCATCAACTTGAGGAATTTACTTCCGAGGAAGATTTGTTGTATACAATTATCTCAGTTATCAGAGTTTATGACAGGATGGGAAATCGAGAAAATATGGCAAGAAACAGAATGAGATATCTTGTTAATGAATTGGGCTGGGAAAAATTCCAAAACATTGTACTAAAAGAAAGGGCGATGGTAAGGGTAACCCAATCAGTTGTGGTAAAACTTGACCTAGACAAGATCCCAGAGGTTCTTGGTAAAATGAGCATAAGTTCAGATACTCCAGCTAAACCTGAAGGATTTTCAAGATGGGTTAAAAGTAATGTGATAAGTCAAAAACAAAATGGCTACAGTTCAGTATTTCTAACTTTAGAATCTGGCGACGTAACTTCTAATCAATTAAGAGCAATGGCAGAAATTGCAAGAGAATTTTCTGCAGAAGGACGAGCACGAACTGGATTCTTACAAGATATGGTGTTTAGATGGGTAAAAGACGAGGATCTTCCAAAACTTTATTCAAAATTATTAGAAGTTGGTCTTGCAAATCCAGGTGCATTAACTATGGCATCTGTAATTGGATGCTCTGGAACCACATCATGTAATCTGGCATTAACAAATTCACACAGAATTGCAAAAGAAATTCAAAGAAAATTCCTTGAACTAAAATTAGATGTTGATGATGATTTACGTGATGCTACAATCAAGATAAGTGGCTGCCCTAACTCTTGTGGACAACATGAGATTGCTACAATTGGGTTTTATGGTGGAGGTGGAAGGATGGGTAAAGAGATGTATCCACTGTATACCATGTCTCTTGGCGGTAGATCCGATGAACAAGCAATGTTAGGTTTGATATGCATGAAAATTCCTGCAAAAAGAGTAATTCCAGTAATTCTAAAAATAATTGAGATTTTTAAATCAGATAAAAAAAATGGTGAAACACTAGACTCTTGGATACATAGAGTCATAGACAATAACGGCGATAATGGCGTGAAATCTTTTAATGATATCAAGGAAATTTTAAAACCTGTTGTGGCTGCCCCGACCATTGAAGAGGAAAAGGATTTTTACGTCGATTATGGAAACGACGTAAGTTATCATGCAAGAACTGGAAAGGGCGAATGTGCTGCTTGA